The DNA window GGGGTTCTTCCCGCTGCTCTTCATATGCAGGCGGATCGGCACGCCGGGCATCTCGAAGGTTTCGCGCAGGCCGTTGATGAGATAGCGCCGATAGGATTCCGGAACCGCATCCGGCCGCGTGCAGAAGACGACGAAATGCGGCGGACGGGCCTTGGCTTGGGTGATATAGCGCAGCTTCAGCCGGCGGCCGGCGACGGCGGGCGGCGGATGATGCTCGATCACGCCGGAGAACCAGCGATTGAGCCGTCCGGTCGAGATGCGGATGTTCCAGAGGTCATAGGCTTTGAGGCAGGCATCCATGAGCCGGCTCGTGCCCTCGCCCGTGAGGCCGGAGAGCGTGACGAGCGGCACGCCCTTCACCTGCGGCAGCAGCCTGTCGGCCTCCTCGCGCAACTCCCGGAACTTGGCGCCGCGATCCTCGATGAGGTCCCACTTGTTGAGGCCGATCACCAGCGACCGCCCCTCGCGGATGATGAGGTCGGTGATCTGCAGGTCCTGCTTCTCGAAGGGGATCGTCGCATCGAGCAGCACGACCACGACCTCGGCGAATTTCACAGCGCGCAGACCGTCTGCAACGGAGAGCTTTTCCAGCTTTTCCTGCACCCGCGCCTTGCGCCGCATGCCGGCCGTGTCGAAGAGCTTGATCTCGCGGCCCTTCCACTCCCAGTCGACGGAAATGGAATCGCGCGTGATGCCCGCTTCCGGGCCGACAAGAAGACGTTCCTTGCCGATCAGCTGGTTGATCAGCGTCGACTTGCCCGCATTCGGCCGTCCGACGATCGCAACGCGCAAGGGGCGAAGCGGATCGTCTTCGATCGCGTTGCCCTCCTCGTCGAGATCGATGCCCGTGATGGCCTCGTCGAACGCGTCCTCCTCGTCGGGCATGTCCTTGCCGACGGTCGCCAGCTTGTCGCGCAGCGCTTCGTAAAGGTCCGACGTGCCCTCGCCATGTTCGGCGGACAGCGCGATCGGATCGCCAAGCCCCAGCGCATAGGAATCCAGCAACCCGCCCTCGCCCGCCTTGCCCTCCGCCTTGTTGGCGACGAGGATGACCGGCCGCTCGCACTTGCGGATGAACTCGGCAAAATGCTCGTCCAGCGGCAGCACACCGGCGCGGGCGTCAATCAGGAACAGAACGACGTCGCATTCGCGGATCGCTGCCTCCGACATTGCGCGCATGCGGCCCGCAAGGCTCGTTGGATCGGCATCCTCAAGACCTGCCGTATCCATGATCTGGAACTTGAGGTCGCCAAGCCTGGCGTCGCCCATGCGCCGGTCGCGCGTGACGCCCGGCGTGTCGTCGACCAGCGCCAGCTTCTTGCCGACGAGCCGGTTAAAAAGGGTCGACTTGCCCACATTGGGCCGACCGACAATAGCGACGACGGGTAAGGACATGGTTTTGTGGGTTTCTAAATGGGGTTAGCGCAGGGCGATCAGATTGCCCTGACCGCCGAGAATGAGCATCGTGCCACCGCTTGCGATCGGCGGCAGAACGCCCTCGACATTGAGTTTGCTGGTCTGTTCCAGAGTGCCTGTCGCCGCATCGACCCGCGCCAGCCGCCCGTGGACCGAGACGAGCCAGAGCTTGCCGTTGCCGAGCAGCGGTCCTGCCCAGGTGGTGCGCTTGGCATCGGGGTTCTTCGGCAGTTGCGTCGCCCAGAGGATCGTGCCTTTCGAGCGGTCGAAAGCAACGGCCCGCCCGTCGAGATCGACGATGAAGACCGACGAGCCGGAGACAACCGGTGTGTGGGCGCTGCCAATCGGCTGCGACCAGATCTGTTCGCCATTCTGGGCCTTGGCCGCGATCGTGCGCCCGCCGATGCCGGTGGCAAACAGGACGCCGTTGTCGACCACCGGGCTCGCCGAAGCGTCGCCAAGCCCCGCGACGGCGAGGCTGCGGCTACCGCCGGAGACCGACACCGACCATTTCTGGGATCCATCGGCGATGGAGAGCGCGGCGATGTCGCCCGTCGACGTCGGAACGATCACGGTGTCGCCGACGACCGCCGGACTGGCCGTCGCCAGCAGGCTTGCAGCAGCCGAATTGGTCTCGACCGTCCAGAGCACCGAACCGGCGGCGGCATCGATCGCGATAACCGAATTGGTCCGGGTGACAACGAAGACCTTGCCGCCCGAAACCGCTGGCGCCGAGCGTGCCGGTGCGTCGAGCTTGGCCGTCCAGACGCGCGCGCCGGAGCCTGCATCAAGGCCGACCACTTCGCCGTAGCCGGTCGA is part of the Hartmannibacter diazotrophicus genome and encodes:
- the der gene encoding ribosome biogenesis GTPase Der; protein product: MSLPVVAIVGRPNVGKSTLFNRLVGKKLALVDDTPGVTRDRRMGDARLGDLKFQIMDTAGLEDADPTSLAGRMRAMSEAAIRECDVVLFLIDARAGVLPLDEHFAEFIRKCERPVILVANKAEGKAGEGGLLDSYALGLGDPIALSAEHGEGTSDLYEALRDKLATVGKDMPDEEDAFDEAITGIDLDEEGNAIEDDPLRPLRVAIVGRPNAGKSTLINQLIGKERLLVGPEAGITRDSISVDWEWKGREIKLFDTAGMRRKARVQEKLEKLSVADGLRAVKFAEVVVVLLDATIPFEKQDLQITDLIIREGRSLVIGLNKWDLIEDRGAKFRELREEADRLLPQVKGVPLVTLSGLTGEGTSRLMDACLKAYDLWNIRISTGRLNRWFSGVIEHHPPPAVAGRRLKLRYITQAKARPPHFVVFCTRPDAVPESYRRYLINGLRETFEMPGVPIRLHMKSSGKNPFDKED
- a CDS encoding PQQ-binding-like beta-propeller repeat protein, whose product is MSDRRQSRSLRVAVFNSVALALVAGSLAGCTSGIDSLSELNPFKGDEKLLQGERRSLRADGALPEVANTTASYGAARDIGDWPQSGGTAANDPGNIAYSGSGRLAWSVKAGQTGESGGAYGFYGADQRVSARPVVSGGTVFTYDPTGNVTAINLSSGGRVWSANIRPKEEGDTVNGGGVAATGGRVFVSTGYGEVVGLDAGSGARVWTAKLDAPARSAPAVSGGKVFVVTRTNSVIAIDAAAGSVLWTVETNSAAASLLATASPAVVGDTVIVPTSTGDIAALSIADGSQKWSVSVSGGSRSLAVAGLGDASASPVVDNGVLFATGIGGRTIAAKAQNGEQIWSQPIGSAHTPVVSGSSVFIVDLDGRAVAFDRSKGTILWATQLPKNPDAKRTTWAGPLLGNGKLWLVSVHGRLARVDAATGTLEQTSKLNVEGVLPPIASGGTMLILGGQGNLIALR